Proteins encoded together in one Chitinophaga lutea window:
- a CDS encoding GSCFA domain-containing protein, with amino-acid sequence MNFRLTFPVQPLEPSVQYTDKILLAGSCFAEEIGQRLQQHKFNVQLNPNGILFNPLSIAQSMQGYLDGKQYTADDLLMHEDLWHSWDHHSRFSGPDRETVLADINASAAAATKRLREADWLIITLGSAHVHMLKENGRMVANCHKVPDAAFYKKLLTADEIIAALDNMMHRLFFENRKVNILFTVSPVRYVRDGVVENNLSKAILLQAVHHLVNKFNRLFYFPAYELVMDDLRDYRFYKEDLVHPNDLAIQYVWDHFTAACLHPDAQQLEKQVTDILRARQHRPFNPQTPQHRQFLAAYAKKVKALTEAHPYIEMDEERRYFGGE; translated from the coding sequence ATGAACTTCAGACTCACTTTCCCGGTGCAACCGCTGGAACCGTCCGTGCAGTACACCGACAAAATATTGCTGGCAGGCTCGTGTTTCGCCGAAGAGATCGGCCAGCGCCTGCAACAGCACAAGTTCAACGTACAGCTCAACCCGAACGGGATTTTATTCAACCCGCTGAGCATCGCGCAAAGCATGCAGGGCTACCTCGACGGGAAGCAATACACGGCGGACGACCTGCTGATGCACGAAGACCTCTGGCACAGCTGGGACCATCATTCCCGCTTCTCCGGTCCCGACCGTGAAACCGTGCTGGCGGACATCAACGCCTCCGCCGCCGCGGCCACAAAACGCCTCAGGGAAGCCGACTGGCTCATCATCACCCTCGGCTCGGCCCATGTGCACATGCTGAAAGAAAACGGCCGCATGGTGGCCAATTGCCACAAGGTGCCCGATGCGGCTTTCTATAAAAAACTGCTCACGGCCGATGAAATCATCGCCGCGCTCGATAATATGATGCACCGTTTGTTTTTCGAAAACCGGAAAGTGAACATCCTGTTCACCGTCAGCCCCGTGCGGTATGTGCGCGACGGCGTGGTGGAAAACAACCTGAGCAAAGCCATCCTGCTGCAGGCCGTGCATCACCTCGTGAATAAATTCAACCGCCTGTTTTATTTTCCCGCCTACGAACTCGTCATGGACGATCTGCGCGATTACCGCTTTTACAAGGAAGACCTCGTGCATCCCAATGACCTGGCCATCCAGTACGTATGGGACCACTTCACCGCCGCCTGCCTGCACCCTGATGCGCAGCAGCTCGAAAAACAGGTGACCGACATCCTGCGTGCGCGGCAGCACCGCCCGTTCAACCCCCAAACCCCGCAGCACCGGCAGTTCCTGGCGGCGTATGCGAAGAAGGTGAAGGCATTGACGGAGGCGCATCCGTACATTGAAATGGACGAGGAGCGGCGGTATTTCGGTGGGGAGTGA
- a CDS encoding DUF1801 domain-containing protein, translated as MNQEVTAYIQKLPKWQAEAAETLRKAVHKTIPGVEERLQYGKPHYLKNGHYAAVIAAAKDKLSFMIFNATELPEIKGYFKSMTGPERKTATILEGQKVDYKQLADFLKTASAAL; from the coding sequence ATGAACCAGGAAGTTACAGCGTACATCCAGAAGCTCCCCAAATGGCAGGCGGAAGCAGCAGAAACATTGCGGAAAGCGGTGCATAAAACCATCCCCGGCGTGGAAGAGCGCCTCCAGTACGGCAAACCGCATTACCTGAAGAACGGGCATTATGCGGCGGTGATCGCCGCGGCGAAAGACAAACTGTCTTTTATGATCTTCAATGCCACCGAACTGCCCGAGATTAAAGGGTATTTTAAGTCGATGACCGGGCCGGAGCGGAAAACGGCCACCATCCTAGAAGGACAGAAAGTAGATTACAAACAGCTGGCGGATTTTCTGAAAACGGCCAGCGCGGCATTATAA